The Rhodobacter sp. genome segment AGCACGCGGTCCCCGACCGCGATGCGCCCGGCATCGGGCCGGATCAGCCCGGCCAGCGCGTTCACCAGCGTCGTTTTGCCCGACCCTGAGCGCCCGAACAGAACCGTCAGGCCGGGCGGCGCCTCGAACGCGGCGTCCAGGGCAAAGGCACCCTGCCGGTGGTGCAGGCGGACCGACAGCGTCATGCGCCGCCCACCCGTTTCGCGACCCGCCGCGCCAGCCATTCCGACAGCGCCAGCGCCCCCATGGCGATGCCCAGGGACACCGCGACCAGCCGCAGCGCCGCCGCCTCGCCGCCCGGCACTTGAAGGAAGGCGTAGATGGCCGAGGGCAGCGTCTGCGTCTGGCCCGGGATGTTGGACACAAAGGTGATCGTCGCGCCGAATTCGCCCATCGCCTTGGCGAAGGCCAACACCGCGCCGGCCAGCACGCCGGGCAGGATCAGGGGCAGGGTGACCGTCAGGAACACCCACCCGCGCGAGGCGCCCAGCGTGGCGGCGGCCTGTTCCAGGCGCGGGTCCACGGCCTCGATCGACAGGCGGATGGCGCGCACCATCAGCGGAAAGCCCATCACCCCCGCCGCCAGCGCCGCCCCGGTCCAGCGAAAGGCCAGAACGATGCCGATTTCGGCCAGCCAGCCACCGACCGGCCCGCGTGTGCCAAAGGTCAGCAGCAACAGGTAGCCGGTGACGACGGGCGGCAAGACCAGGGGCAGGTGCACCAGCCCGTTCAGCAGCGCCTTGCCGGGGAACGACCAGCGCGCCAGCGCGTGCGCGCACAGGATGCCCAACGGCAGCGCGATCAGCGTCGCCCAGACCGAGACCCTGAGCGACAGGGCCACGGCGCGCCATTCCTCGGGTCCAAGCCAGTTTGCCATCAGGGGATGCGGAACCCCTGCGCGGCAAAGATCGCGCGGGCCTCGGGCGATTGCAGCCAGGTCAGGAAGGCGCGCGCGGCCTCGGGGTCGGCGGCATCGCTGAGGACGGCGGCGGGATAGGCGATCGCGGGATGCGTGCCGGCCGGAAAGGTGCCGACGACGCTGACCCGGGGTTCGGCCACGGCGTCGGTGGCATAGGTGATGCCCAGGGGGGCCTCGCCGGTCGCCACCAGCGCCAGCGCGGCGCGGACGTTGTCGGTTTGCGCGACCATCGGCGCCACGCGGTCCCAAAGGCCCAGCGATTGCAGCGCCGCCTTGCCGTAGATTCCGGCGGGCACCGCATCGACCAGCGCCATCGCCAGATGCCCGCCGTTCAGCATCGCGGCCAGGTCGAGGTCAGCGTCCAGCGGCACCGGATCGGCGGCGCCATGGGCGATCAGCACCAGCGTATTGCCCAGCAGATCGACGCGGCTGTCCGGGTCGATCTGCCCCTGGGATTGCAGGCTGTCCATCCAGGCCTCGTTCGCCGAGACGAACAGATCGGCGGGCGCGCCGGCCTCGATCTGGCGTGCCAGCGCCGAGGACCCGGCGAAGGACAGCACCGTGTGCGCGCCGGTCGCGCCCTCATAGGCCGCAGCGGCGCGGGTCAGCGCGTCGTTCAGGCTGGCGGCGGCAAAGACCGTGATGTCGCGGGCCTCGGCGGCGGCGGGCAAAAGCCCGAGGATCAGGACAAAGGTGCGGAGCATGGCGGACCCTCTGGATATGTTCTTGCAAACATATCGCAGGGCGGCGACGGCGAGGCAACCGTTATTTCTCATCGGGAATATCGCTCAGCATTGCGGCGATCGCGTCGATGTCTTGCGCGCCTGCGCGCTCGGCCTGCGCGACCACCCGACGGTAATGCGCCAGCACCGCCGCGCCGGCCTCGGTCAGGCGCGCGCCGCCGCCGTGCGCGCCGCCGCGCGTGCTGTCCACCAGCGGGGTGCGAAAGGCGGTGTTCATCTCCTCGACCAGCATCCAGGCGCGTTTGTAGCTCAT includes the following:
- a CDS encoding LysR family transcriptional regulator; the encoded protein is MTLRLRLRLDLGGVRFGPGKAELLERIREGGSISAAGRDMGMSYKRAWMLVEEMNTAFRTPLVDSTRGGAHGGGARLTEAGAAVLAHYRRVVAQAERAGAQDIDAIAAMLSDIPDEK
- the modB gene encoding molybdate ABC transporter permease subunit, producing the protein MANWLGPEEWRAVALSLRVSVWATLIALPLGILCAHALARWSFPGKALLNGLVHLPLVLPPVVTGYLLLLTFGTRGPVGGWLAEIGIVLAFRWTGAALAAGVMGFPLMVRAIRLSIEAVDPRLEQAAATLGASRGWVFLTVTLPLILPGVLAGAVLAFAKAMGEFGATITFVSNIPGQTQTLPSAIYAFLQVPGGEAAALRLVAVSLGIAMGALALSEWLARRVAKRVGGA
- the modA gene encoding molybdate ABC transporter substrate-binding protein, which encodes MLRTFVLILGLLPAAAEARDITVFAAASLNDALTRAAAAYEGATGAHTVLSFAGSSALARQIEAGAPADLFVSANEAWMDSLQSQGQIDPDSRVDLLGNTLVLIAHGAADPVPLDADLDLAAMLNGGHLAMALVDAVPAGIYGKAALQSLGLWDRVAPMVAQTDNVRAALALVATGEAPLGITYATDAVAEPRVSVVGTFPAGTHPAIAYPAAVLSDAADPEAARAFLTWLQSPEARAIFAAQGFRIP